A genome region from Lucilia cuprina isolate Lc7/37 chromosome 3, ASM2204524v1, whole genome shotgun sequence includes the following:
- the LOC111678216 gene encoding probable serine/threonine-protein kinase DDB_G0280133, producing MGIMYKLMKHRHLSTDLSNTHTNVNVKSDRNRLITIEGNIIESAESVSEDSSEEVLNNNNNNMDSNLDKQFTAEHIIQLCKFLAEKSKRNKNLYKQQQSPKKLTKSKQTQFQFQTMEEYNDNEDDEVDFYQNEALPLLNKQRMEHQQQQQTQQRNHTDEEDDEFDEEKTSTVLSTRLSPDINSLNISSNTTTSCALQHHQQQQIFNYQHYQQQQQQHNQHQPQNQGKRDILLKIRRQIFERKRLRENGAFEPQALNNSQVWRPW from the exons ATGGGtattatgtataaattaatGAAACATAGACATTTATCTACGGATTTGAGTAATACTCATACTAATGTTAATGTGAAAAGTGATCGCAATCGTTTAATTACCATAGAGGGCAATATTATTGAATCTGCGGAATCAGTTTCAGAGGATTCATCAGaagaagttttaaataataataataataatatggaTTCAAATTTGGATAAACAATTTACGGCGGAGCATATTATACAGCTGTGTAAATTTTTGGCAGAAAAATCGAAAAGAAAT aaaaatctctataaacaacaacaatcaccCAAAAAACTCACAAAATCCAAACAAAcacaatttcaatttcaaaccATGGAGGAATACAATGATAATGAAGACGATGAAGttgatttttatcaaaatgaaGCATTACCTTTGCTAAACAAACAAAGAATGGaacaccagcaacaacaacaaacacaacaaagAAATCATACAGATGAGGAAGATGATGAATTTGATGAAGAAAAAACATCAACAGTTTTATCGACACGTTTATCACCTgatataaattcattaaatatttcatcaaataCCACAACATCATGTGCTttacaacatcatcaacaacagcagaTTTTTAACTACCAACActatcagcagcagcaacaacaacacaaccaACATCAACCACAAAATCAGGGTAAAcgtgatattttattaaaaattcgtcGACAAATATTTGAACGTAAACGTTTACGTGAAAATGGAGCTTTTGAGCCTCAAGCTTTAAATAACTCACAAGTATGGAGACCCTGGTGA